A window from Megalobrama amblycephala isolate DHTTF-2021 linkage group LG21, ASM1881202v1, whole genome shotgun sequence encodes these proteins:
- the smim7 gene encoding small integral membrane protein 7: MIGDILILGTLLMNAGAVLNFKLKKRETQSQGFGDESGSSSTGDNIREFLLSLRYFRIFIALWNIFMMFCMILLFGS, from the exons ATGATCGGAGATATTCTAATTTTGGG CACTCTGCTCATGAACGCTGGCGCTGTGCTCAACTTTAAACT AAAGAAGAGGGAAACACAGTCTCAAGGCTTTGGCGATGAGTCTGGATCATCCAGTACTG GTGACAACATCAGAGAGTTTTTGCTGAGTCTACGGTACTTTCGCATATTCATTGCCCTTTGGAACATTTTCATGATGTTTTGCATGATTTT GTTATTTGGATCATAA